A region of Anoplopoma fimbria isolate UVic2021 breed Golden Eagle Sablefish chromosome 24, Afim_UVic_2022, whole genome shotgun sequence DNA encodes the following proteins:
- the LOC129113842 gene encoding ATP-sensitive inward rectifier potassium channel 1-like: VLSSSRMFQVLQGHIQPVGNRSPKTRLVTKDGRCNIEFGNIQYNNHLAYLVDFWTTFVEIRWRFVLLLFVASFTGSWFVFSLLWYWIAKSNGDLTGQNRTDGHVQCVDNVNGLTTAFLYSLETQTTIGYGGRALTGHCAGTVALIIIQSLIGVFINCFMCGIILAKISLPKKRAKTVTFSDTAVICLKKGSLCLLIRVANLRKTLLIGSQIYGKLLRTTTTPDGDTIILDQVDIDFVVDAGKDNLFFVCPMTLYHVINRSSPFYELSADSLPHQDFELVVFLDGTAESTSSSCQVRTSYVPQEIQWGYSFLPIISRTKTGKYRVDFSNFSKSVQVTTPHCVHCFETDADQRNHNSNDHDNHHHQQKSGIDNLGFQVINIPDSVDFTKM, translated from the coding sequence AACATAGAGTTCGGCAACATCCAATACAACAACCACCTGGCGTACCTGGTGGACTTCTGGACCACGTTCGTGGAGATCCGGTGGCGCTTCGTGCTCCTCCTGTTCGTGGCCTCGTTCACGGGCAGCTGGTTCGTCTTCAGCCTGCTGTGGTACTGGATTGCAAAGAGCAACGGGGATCTGACGGGCCAGAACCGCACGGATGGACACGTCCAGTGTGTAGACAACGTCAACGGCCTCACCACGGCGTTCCTCTACTCCCTGGAGACCCAGACCACCATCGGGTACGGCGGCAGGGCGCTGACGGGCCACTGCGCCGGCACCGTGGCTCTGATCATCATCCAATCGCTGATCGGCGTCTTCATCAACTGCTTCATGTGCGGCATCATCTTGGCCAAGATCTCCTTGCCCAAAAAGAGGGCAAAGACCGTCACCTTCAGCGACACGGCTGTCATCTGCTTGAAGAAAGGAAGTCTGTGTCTCCTGATCCGAGTGGCGAACCTCCGAAAGACCTTGTTGATCGGCAGCCAGATCTACGGCAAGCTGCTCAGGACAACGACCACGCCGGATGGAGACACCATCATTCTGGACCAGGTGGACATTGACTTTGTGGTCGACGCCGGAAAGGACAACCTGTTCTTTGTTTGCCCGATGACCCTCTACCACGTGATCAACAGATCCAGTCCATTCTACGAGCTGTCGGCGGACTCTCTTCCCCACCAGGACTTTGAGTTGGTGGTGTTTCTGGACGGCACGGCCGAGTCCACCAGCTCCTCCTGTCAGGTCCGGACCTCCTACGTCCCCCAGGAGATCCAGTGGGGATACAGTTTCCTGCCCATCATCTCGCGCACCAAGACGGGGAAGTACCGCGTGGACTTCTCAAACTTCTCCAAAAGCGTCCAGGTGACCACGCCGCACTGCGTCCACTGCTTTGAGACGGACGCAGACCAGAGGAACCACAACAGCAATGACCACGAcaatcaccaccaccagcagaAGTCTGGCATCGACAACTTGGGTTTTCAGGTGATCAACATTCCCGACTCCGTGGACTTCACCAAGATGTGA